A region of Actinomycetota bacterium DNA encodes the following proteins:
- a CDS encoding 3-phosphoglycerate dehydrogenase — protein sequence MERIAVLAPLPAAALESTFPSADVIAVADGVDPVEAARGARICLADWTGTHRIEGEIVDALTGTCDLVQVPAAGVDSVDVAACADAGIPVAACGGLNATAVAEWCVYGAIAALRDLTAGDRALREGRFEQLGHVRYELAGKTVGIVGMGDIGRAAVPRFRAFETDVTYWSRHRRPEELEAELGMRYLALDELIAGADVLVLVIALTPDTRSLLDGDRLASMKPSAVVVNAARGGIVDEQALTRALYDKHLHGAAVDVYSVEPPPEDHPLLDAPRTTFTPHVAGATAESVGRILDRCFSNVRAVLDGGEPVGLVEA from the coding sequence TTGGAGCGGATCGCGGTGCTGGCACCGCTGCCCGCCGCGGCGCTCGAGTCAACCTTCCCCAGCGCCGACGTCATCGCGGTCGCCGATGGCGTCGACCCCGTCGAAGCCGCGCGCGGCGCACGCATCTGTCTCGCTGATTGGACCGGGACGCACCGGATCGAGGGCGAGATCGTGGACGCCCTGACCGGAACGTGCGACCTCGTGCAGGTACCCGCTGCTGGCGTGGACAGCGTCGACGTCGCGGCGTGTGCCGACGCGGGGATCCCGGTCGCTGCCTGCGGCGGCCTGAACGCGACGGCGGTAGCCGAGTGGTGCGTGTACGGAGCCATCGCCGCCCTGCGGGACCTCACCGCCGGCGACCGTGCTCTGCGCGAGGGACGCTTCGAGCAGCTCGGGCACGTCCGCTACGAGCTGGCGGGTAAGACCGTGGGCATCGTCGGGATGGGCGACATCGGACGGGCCGCGGTGCCGCGCTTCCGCGCGTTCGAGACCGACGTGACGTACTGGTCCCGCCACCGACGCCCCGAGGAACTCGAGGCAGAGCTGGGCATGCGCTACCTGGCCCTGGACGAGCTCATCGCCGGTGCCGACGTCCTCGTCCTCGTCATCGCGCTCACGCCCGACACCCGCAGCCTGCTGGACGGCGACCGGCTGGCGTCGATGAAGCCGTCCGCCGTGGTGGTCAACGCCGCGCGGGGTGGCATCGTCGACGAGCAGGCCCTGACGCGCGCGCTCTACGACAAGCACCTCCACGGCGCGGCCGTCGACGTCTACTCCGTCGAGCCCCCGCCCGAGGATCACCCGCTCCTCGACGCGCCCCGCACCACGTTCACGCCCCACGTGGCTGGGGCCACGGCCGAGTCGGTGGGACGCATCCTCGACCGCTGCTTCAGCAACGTCCGCGCCGTCCTCGATGGTGGCGAGCCAGTGGGACTCGTCGAGGCGTGA